A genomic stretch from Malus domestica chromosome 15, GDT2T_hap1 includes:
- the LOC103455946 gene encoding uncharacterized protein, whose product MFGWKHAAAVAVCVGVAAVVVVMVLWRWNCYKKRKQNAGSGGTMTTAAATTVVRTESLQDGIPKLHRHQQPSKSMSTGNNYYGRGVSGKPLFSWGNNPTFVTDAVENGWSRFGFTNYQSSGSTRSRLLGMCAAGDQRVRDAQPEISWEVCQGSADFMQKVRLNPGSKKVSNSLGTAASAASVIKTALPLPGPALGNNSFPQEAYFEITILSPRGGDEMSQSIVKEGEKIKLIQKSYEENPSSDSLVHVSSSSQSIRRIEELKLSVKDDIHHGKNEAVLLSVGLSVGGALPLKLPGSYPGSIGFGSNGSVHLDGMKLVFESEKATWGKRDRVIGCGFDPKQKKVYFTVESELVHVIHCQSEEFSTPLYPTLAANTDITVLVNLGQSAFKYAPANAQRTANPCFGGPLVRSSAAAFYEDSMELFSMDRIDSQWLNRCTTKGNQNPNHELEFDEESEADLFEIVLESCGRSPHTVS is encoded by the exons ATGTTCGGTTGGAAGCATGCCGCGGCGGTTGCAGTCTGCGTAGGGGTTGCTGCGGTCGTTGTTGTGATGGTTTTATGGCGATGGAATTGTTACAAGAAGCGTAAACAAAATGCTGGCAGCGGTGGCACGATGACAACGGCGGCAGCGACGACGGTTGTTAGGACAGAGAGTTTGCAAGATGGGATTCCAAAGCTTCATCGCCACCAACAACCAAGCAAAAGCATGTCGACCGGAAACAACTATTACGGCCGTGGGGTTTCCGGGAAGCCGCTGTTCAGCTGGGGCAATAATCCGACGTTCGTCACCGACGCCGTCGAGAATGGGTGGTCACGATTCGGCTTCACAAATTATCAGTCTTCTGGTTCGACAAGGTCGAGACTTTTGGGGATGTGCGCGGCCGGCGATCAGAGAGTTAGGGATGCACAGCCGGAGATAAGCTGGGAAGTATGTCAGGGATCAGCAGATTTCATGCAGAAAGTTCGACTCAATCCGGGGTCGAAAAAAGTGTCAAATTCATTAGGCACTGCTGCTTCTGCTGCCTCTGTGATAAAAACTGCGCTGCCTCTGCCAGGCCCTGCTCTCGGAAACAATTCCTTCCCGCAAGAAGCTTATTTCGAGATCACGATTTTGAGTCCGCGCGGCGGTGATGAAATGAGTCAGTCGATTGTCAAGGAAGGAGAGAAGATTAAATTGATTCAGAAGAGCTACGAAGAGAATCCGAGTTCAGATTCTTTGGTTCATGTAAGTAGTAGTAGTCAGAGTATTAGAAGAATTGAGGAGTTGAAGCTCAGTGTTAAGGATGATATTCATCATGGTAAAAATGAAGCTGTGTTGCTATCTGTTGGACTCTCCGTCGGCGGCGCTCTTCCGCTCAAACTTCCCGGGAGTTATCCGGGAAGCATCGGATTCGGCTCCAATGGCTCTGTCCATCTCGATG GGATGAAACTTGTGTTTGAATCTGAAAAAGCAACATGGGGAAAAAGAGACAGAGTGATTGGATGTGGTTTTGATCCCAAACAAAAGAAGGTATACTTCACTGTGGAATCAGAGCTGGTGCACGTGATCCACTGCCAATCAGAGGAATTCAGCACTCCTCTGTATCCAACCCTAGCAGCAAACACTGACATTACAGTCCTGGTCAACCTTGGTCAAAGTGCCTTCAAGTATGCCCCCGCCAATGCTCAGAGGACAGCTAACCCTTGCTTTGGGGGCCCTCTTGTGAGATCCTCCGCTGCTGCATTCTATGAAGATAGCATGGAGCTCTTCTCCATGGATAGAATTGACTCCCAGTGGCTCAACAGGTGCACAACCAAGGgcaaccaaaaccctaaccatGAACTGGAGTTTGATGAGGAATCTGAAGCTGATTTGTTTGAGATTGTCTTGGAGAGTTGTGGAAGATCCCCGCACACAGTATCGTAG